The genomic DNA aagaggagggaaattGACATTTGCCCAGGTGTTTTTGCAGAAGATAGAAAAAGTTTTGAGGAAGACGTTTCAAACACAAAGGAGGGCTGAATCTACAGAGAGAGGGTCAGCTGTTAGGTGACCGCGCTCCACTCGTCTTTTGATTTTACGCCGAGCTTGATTGATCTCCGCGTCATTTAAATATGTGACGCTTGTTTGATCTTTTTAAAGGACCACATGTTAACATATTGTAAAACTCCAAATCTTATGTTACTGTCATgtcaaatttgttctgtctatCGTTTCCACTGTCGACATTTGGATCCACCTGTTGTAATTGTAGGGCAGAATATTTCAGCTCTTACCGCTAAAAACGCTGGACTGATGGCGACCCAGCACACCCTCCAGAACAATCCTGGAGCTTTGCCCAGCATGGCCTGAACATCACTGCTAAATCTGTTGATGCCTGATAGCAACAAAATCAACATGAATCACAGTAGCAGCAGATTTAATTTGATATATTTGACATTGCAGATAAAAGAATCTGAGAAGCAGCCAGCTGATAATAATCGCTTGTGTACCGTAGAACCAGGAAACTGCGATGGCCTCAAGGAAACCCACAGCTATAATGGAGCATCCTACTCCGAattcctccagcagcttcacCACATAGGCACCACCCTGTCAATAATACCATCCATCATCACTGCATTTCCTCCAACAGACTTCAGATCTCAGTTTTTAATCCACCACAGTGCATCCAGGACCGCCCGAACCACACAGCAAATGCAACTGAAAACAACCATTTGAACTGACGAGGGGCTGAATTTCTGTTCTctaatttaaaatgtgaaaaacttACATTTGTAAGGGTGCTGAGAGAGCCCAAAAAGCAGACAACTACCAAGCACAGGACAAAAAGCTCACGTCTGTGAGAGAAATGATCGGGGTATTCATCCAACACAGCAGTGATGATGGCCTCCAGCCCAccaaactgaaacacagagaaagctttaaacatacagtatcaTACCGTCGTCTGTACACATGTCAGCCTGAATATCATGTATCAGTAGATTTGGCTGCTTATGTGTACATTTCTGTAAAATGAATACTGATGTGTAACTTAAATCAAGTATGTTGCTTAGCTGCCCTCTCTGCGATACATGAAGTGATCCTGTGGCCCTCATGTACTCGGGGCGTCCACAGTTCGTACCGTGCTGTCCAGTCCCAGCGTGATCATCATCACAAAAAAGATGATAGCAAAGAAAGTTGAGCCCATCATGTTTGCAATGGCTTCTGGGTACGTGATGAAAAGCAGACTCGGCCCTGAAAGCATGTAAACATGAATATGCAGAGATcagagtctgtgtgtgatttttcttttatctAAAACTCATTCGCTGACCTTTATCTCTGGCCacatcctccacctccaccttcctcaTCTCGGCCATGTAGCCCAGCACCGTGAAGATGACGAACCCCGACACAAAGCTGGTCAGACAGTTCACCAAACTGGTCACGATGGCGTCACTGTTTGGGGAAGAAATCGAACCCTGTTAGAGGACACGCTGTCTGAGGTGAAAGCTGACCCGACCCTTCTGACCTTCGTTTAATGGGCTCCTTTATATTTTCTCATTATCTTTGTGTATGATGCATGAGGATGCTCCTAGCTAGCAACCATCCTGCGGCGATGCTAATGAGGAATACTCTACTAAAGGATGAAGGTTGTGTGTTCATTAGAGATATCGAACTCTCTCACCAAACAACCAGCCAGTGTTGGGTGCAGTTACCAAGTGCCAGTGAGCAAAATGctttaaatgacagaaaatctTCAGGAAAGCtcaacagaaacaggaagtaatgGTTTTCAGTGAATAATTGTTTGTGTTAAAACTGGAGCACATTCTCTCAAAAAACACTGCCATTACTTCTTCTTTTCTTACATTGAGAAATACAATGTTTTGAGCCAGAATTGGCatgtattttttatgtaatAAAGTATAAATTTTAATGGTAATAAgtgaaagaaatggaaaaacatccCTCTCACACAGACTCATTACATTCTTGAAATGTGCCTGAGCTCCGTGTCCGTGACGCGGCAGCATCCAGTTTCATTCATGATCTGTGTGTTTACTACTGTTTCCTCACATGCCACTCCGCTCCgctcagccacacacacactattcgTCATACTGGGAGTGTACAGTTTAATTTCGCCTGTGCACAGCTTGGCATTTATACCCACCATGCAGCATTCACCACTCTAATATCATCGTCTCGACCACACTGTCTTGTTTAATTCATAGGCAATGAATCCCACAGCTGCTCTCATGCTGACCGCGTGCTGTGCACTAAAGTCTTCAAACTCAGCCCTTAAATTCAACAGGAGCTGCGATTTCTCATCATCCGGAGAGCAAAGAGCGTTCAAAGGTTTTGGCCTTTTATCTGGATCCTCTACTTGTGAAGCTGTGTTCGAGCCACAGATGTGGGTTCACATGACTCAGCGTGTCTTACCGATAGCAGTTATTTGTGAAAGGGTTGTAGCTGGAGAGAGCCAGGAGCACCCCGAACCCGGGCCCCAGAGAGAAGAAGATCTGAGCCGCAGCATCCACCCACACCTACAAAAGAccacaagagagacagaaggacacaTTACTGTACAGGTTCTGGGATGCTGCAGGTTTTAGGGGCATTTAACGgcataaaaatacagtatttctttCACAGATTAGAACAAATTCAATTTTTTCCTTTGAGTGATTTAATGTCACccttcatattttctttttcttatttgtgtTCCAATCCCTCAGTATTTAATTGGCCGAGCAGAGAGGTGTTGTGTCAGTCGTATAGAAATCTAGCTGCCGCACAGCTGGACGCAGGGAGATCTGAAGAGGAGCACGCATTCGGCATTAAAAAGAGGAGGGCAGCGTTGGATATTggtgagggagacagaaagggaggcCTTTGTTAATGGGCAGAAAATCTAAACCAATTATGCATCTTATTATCCTGCTCTGTGGTTTATTTATGCatctcatttcatctcatcCATATTCCCTGCCAACCAAAGCACTCACACATGTTTAGCAAACAACCACAATgagccagagaggaggaagaggacgttTCATAGATCGAGAAGAAATCTAGGCAGATTCTCGAGGGACTGCAGTGAGCAGAAGCAAATGAGGATATACTCTATTAAATTACCGCCTCTCATGTTTGGAAGATCCACATGTGTTATTTCATTACACCAGTCCAGCAAGTTAAACACGAATCAGAGACTCCTAAATCTTGTCAGGACAGCGGCGAAACACATCATAGTCATGTCTCAATGAAATACAGCAtatcattcatgtgtgtgtgtgtgtgttcatgtatttaagcttttattattatcatcttCTCTCCCCATAAGAACCATTTGAATTAAACCTATGAGGATGaccatgtttttcatgtaaGAAATGAGTGACTTTCATCCTTTTCTGACAAACAAGCTGACAACCAACTTTGTAGAACTCACACTGGTCTCCAGCAGCTTCCCCCACTGGGGTTTTAGGTAAAACACCACACCTCTCCAGGCTCCCGGCAGAGTGGCGCCTCGAATCAGCAGGATGAAAAGGACTATGTAGGGCAAGGTGGCGGTCACCCAGACCACCTGGTGTGGAAGGAGGAGATAGATCAGTAGGGGTTGGAAGACCTACAGGTCATAGTTACAAGACTAAAATAATCCTCTATGTTATTATGGCAGTAAAGCAGCTGCAGTTACCTTTCCTGAAGTCTTTACGCCCTTCCAGAGGCTGAAGTACACGATggtgaaaatgaggaaaaggcAGAGCATCAACTGCCAGCGAACGCCCCCAACGTTTCTCAGCCCCGACGACTTGTGGATCTCAAGAACGTTCCTCCTGTGACACATAAATCATCACCTTATCATCACCAGCTGACAGTATTTGTGTAGAGTATTACTGTAAAGCTATTTATATATGCGGTTTCTGTTACTCACACTTACATGCACTTACGTGTAAAATTCCTCTGCCGGAGACCTGGAGGAATTCGTCCAGGTGACGTTGTCCATGCCAAAATAGTTTGTGCAGTCGGGGGTGTTCCACACATTGTCGCAGTTTGTCCACGGCAAGATGCTGGAGAAAGAGGAGTAGAAGTAGAAGAGGGCCCAGGCGATGATGGTGTTGTAGTAGAAGGACACATACAGAGCGATGATGCAAATGGCGTATCCTATAcctgaaagagaggaggaggatagATAGAGGATTGTGTTGAGTTGATTCTGAGTCAGATTTCTTATGATAActcattttcagtgtgttgaaTATCTGCTTCTGAGCAGCGCAGTGTCAGGCCTTACCTTTGAAAATGGGACAGATGTGTTTCCATATGGATATGGCTCCGGTTCTGTGGAACTGCCCCAGCGCCAGCTCCATGTAAAAGAGCGGCACCCCACCAAAGATGGCCATCAAAATGTAGGGAATGAGGAAAGCACCTGCACGGGGATGCATGGGGGTGCATGTTATGGAGGGCTTTCGCATGAAGGTCACGGCGAGTGTCGGTGCTGTCTCATGCACAGTGACATTCATAA from Chaetodon trifascialis isolate fChaTrf1 chromosome 6, fChaTrf1.hap1, whole genome shotgun sequence includes the following:
- the slc6a4b gene encoding solute carrier family 6 member 4b; this translates as MPRQDSAVMAGSLTHHGSPSPGYSPNNAVPVPVITQTDSRDKWSKKMDFLLSVIGFAVDLGNVWRFPYICYQNGGGAFLIPYILMAIFGGVPLFYMELALGQFHRTGAISIWKHICPIFKGIGYAICIIALYVSFYYNTIIAWALFYFYSSFSSILPWTNCDNVWNTPDCTNYFGMDNVTWTNSSRSPAEEFYTRNVLEIHKSSGLRNVGGVRWQLMLCLFLIFTIVYFSLWKGVKTSGKVVWVTATLPYIVLFILLIRGATLPGAWRGVVFYLKPQWGKLLETSVWVDAAAQIFFSLGPGFGVLLALSSYNPFTNNCYRDAIVTSLVNCLTSFVSGFVIFTVLGYMAEMRKVEVEDVARDKGPSLLFITYPEAIANMMGSTFFAIIFFVMMITLGLDSTFGGLEAIITAVLDEYPDHFSHRRELFVLCLVVVCFLGSLSTLTNGGAYVVKLLEEFGVGCSIIAVGFLEAIAVSWFYGINRFSSDVQAMLGKAPGLFWRVCWVAISPAFLAYIIVSSLLKAPPLTLFDYKYPDWSITVGYIIGFSSFMWIPIYMVYKLVWTPGSLKQRLAVCLRPERTIPDIHADSLNMATVP